A segment of the Marinobacter arenosus genome:
GGCGGTTTCGTGATCATTGACGCCCGGCGGGTGCTGTCCCAGCCGATGGCCTGGGAAAGCCTCAAGCGAATCCTGTTCTCCGGTGAAATCCGGATCGAATCCCTCGAACGTCTCTACGGGTTGGTGAGCACGGTCAGCCTGCAACCCGAACCCATACCGGTCTCGATCAAGGTGGTGCTGCTGGGTGACCGGCTGTTGTATTACCTGCTGTCTCATTACGATCCCGACTTCCTGGACCTGTTCAAGGTGGAAGCGGATTTTGAGGACGATCTTGATCGGGACGGCGACTGTTACGGCCTGTACGCCCGGATGATCGCCACCATGACCCGCCAGTTGACATGCCGTCCGCTCGACCGTGCCGCCGTGGCAAGGTTGATTGAGCATGCCAGCCGGCTGGCCTCGGACCAGCGCAAGCTGACTGCTCACGATCGGGTGCTCAGGGATCTTTTGAGTGAGGCGGATCATTGGGCCGACCAGGGCGGTTCCGACATCATCAGCGCCGGGCACATCCAGCAGGCCATCGACGAGCGGGATTATCGGGCCAGCCGGATCCGGGAACGGAATCGGGAATTGATCGGGCGCGGCGTTGTGATGATTGCCACACAGGGTGAGGTGGTGGCCCAGGTGAACGGCCTCTCGGTGTTCAGCCTGGGTGCCTCCACGTTCGGCCAGCCAACGCGTATTACGGCTACGGCCAGGCCCGGAAAAGGGCAGGTGGTGGATATCGAGCGGGAAGCCAAGCTGGGCGGCCCCATCCACAGCAAGGCCGTGATGATTCTTTCCCGCTTTCTCGCGAGCCGGTATGCCGGAGAGGGCGAACTGTCACTGTCCGCGAGCCTGGCGTTCGAGCAATCCTATGGCGGTGTAGAAGGGGATTCGGCCTCGGTGGCGGAAACCTGCGTACTCCTCTCGGCGATCAGCGGTGTGCCGTTGCGGCAGGGCTTTGCGGTGACCGGTTCCATGAACCAGCTGGGTGAGGTCCAGGCCGTCGGCGGGGTCAATGAAAAGATCGAGGGGTTCTTCGATGTTTGCCGGGAGGCCGGTGACGTGCGTCATCAAGGCGTGTTGCTGCCGGCCAGCAATGTCGAGCACCTCATGTTGAAAGAGGACGTCCGCAAGGCGATTGCCGCGGGCCATTTCAGTCTTTATCCGATTTCGGGCATCAATCAGGCGATTGAACTGCTCACGGGAATGATCGCGGGTGACGCAGACGACTCGGGTGTGTTCCCCGAAGGTTCGTTTAACCGTGCGGTGGCGGACCGGCTGCAGACATTCGCTGCCGTCGGCCGAAAGCGGGATGAGACGGACGTCGACGAGGACAAAAACGGTGACAAACGGGGCAACTGACATCCCCGCCGGGCCGCAGGGTTCGCTGCGCGGAGGCGGGCGGATTCTGGTGTTGCTGGATGGTTCCCCCATGAGTTATGCGGCGCTGGGCGCGGCCGCCGATTTGGCCGCGCGCACGGGGGCGGATGTGCTGGGGGTCTTCGTCGAGGAGATCAACCTGCTGCGAAGCGCCGGTTACAGCTTTTCCCGTGAAGTGGGTTCCGTGTCCGGAATCAGTCGTGCATTCGACGCCGTCGGGATCGAGCGTCGACTTCAACGCCTGGCTGACCAGGCACGCCAGGCCCTGGCGCGGGCCGTTACCGGGCGCGACGGCCGACATGGACTGACCGTCGCCCGAGGGAGCGTGGTGGACGAAGTCCTGGCGCTGGCGGGGCCTGACGATCTGCTGGTTTTGGGGCGCGTCGGCTGGTCCTCGACACCGGGCGCCCGGCTGGGCTCGACAGCCCGTAGCCTGATTCAACGATCCCCCGGCCGGGTGATGTTATGGTGTGAACAGCCGGCGACGGCTCCGGGCCGGATCGTGGTGTTTCTCAACGACCATGATCAGGCCAATCAGCGGGCGGTGGATGCGGCCGCAGAGGCGTCGGCGCGATACCACCAGCCGGTTACCGCCCTGTTGTGCCCGGGGGCCACGGTGGCCCCCGAACAGCTGGATGACATCAGGCAGGCTCTCAGTGTTCTGGGCGCTGGTGTCCGATTGCAGGTGTTACCGGCCACAGACCCGGCGACCATCGCGCAGGCGGTGCGCCGGGAGCATGCGTCTCACCTGGTTGTCAGCCGCGAGTGTGGGCTGTTTCAAAAGCCGGGAGCGGGTCCGCTCCTGATCGCGCTCAATCTTCCGGTAACGATTACGCCTTGACCGGCACGGGGGGCCTCCGCTGGGCTCAGTCATCGGGTTCTGTCTGGCCCTGTTCAGTCATGACCTGGTGGCGACCGCCTGAGTGCCCGTTCAGGCAATTTTTCGGGCGTCTTCCTTGCGGAGGATTTCTTCAATCTCCTCAGCGGACAGGGTTTCCTTTTTCAATACCGCTTGCGCCAGGGCCTCCAGTTGCCGGCGATGTTCCGACAGGAAATCGAGCGTGGCTTTTTCGAGGGCGAGGAGTTGAGACTGGATTTCCGTGTCAATCAACTCTGCCATTTTTTCACTGAACTCCCTGGGTAGGCCCATCTCCCGGCCGAGAAAGACGTGCTCCTCGCCAATACTCAGGCCCAGGGGTCCGATCTTTTCGCTCATCCCCCATTGCCCGATCATCCGGCGAATGAGGGTGGTTGCTTCCTTGAGGTCATTCTGGGCACCCGTGCTGACTTCCCCGTAGATGAGCTTTTCCGCAGATCGACCACCCAACATCACCTTGATCCGGTCTTTCAGGTAACTTTCGGTGTAGTTGTACTGATCGTCCCTGGGGGTTTGTTCGGTCACGCCCATGGCCATGCCATGGGGAATGATGGTGATCTTGGTCAAAGGGTCTGCTTTGGGCATGTAATAGGCCATGATCGCGTGCCCGCATTCGTGATACGCCACGGCTTCCCGCTCTTCCTTCGAAAGGTGGGCGTCCCGCTCCTCGCCAAGGATGATGCGATCCCGGGCCAGTTCAAAGCAATGGGCGGTCACTTCGTGCAGGTTTTCTCGGGCCGCCGTCAGAGCGGCCTCGTTCACCAGGTTTTTCAGGTCGGCGCCGGAGAAACCGATGGTTCGCGCCGCCAG
Coding sequences within it:
- a CDS encoding Lon protease family protein yields the protein MNGPAALTEDQVYRRCPLGQLDFETTDSLEDLELPCGQARVLRALEFGANMRAEGFNLFVLGPSGAGKHELVARFLERHAATQPVPSDWCHVFNFQFSDRPKAIRLPAGDGRQFKDDMNDLAAELRTAIPATFESEEYQTRLQELQEEMAKRQHQGLFDIQEEASRNNIAMITTPAGFTFAPMRNGEVIDPEEYKAFSDEEKELVESKVEELQKKLQQTIQQIPRLRKEVRERVRALNEEMVQLTLGGPIGELRAKWSRLQGVVEYLDAVREDIVEHADMFQDPENGVPGGLMGRYRVNLITDNAETVGAPVIYEDLPNHQHLTGQIEHRARQGTLYTDFTLIRGGSLHRANGGFVIIDARRVLSQPMAWESLKRILFSGEIRIESLERLYGLVSTVSLQPEPIPVSIKVVLLGDRLLYYLLSHYDPDFLDLFKVEADFEDDLDRDGDCYGLYARMIATMTRQLTCRPLDRAAVARLIEHASRLASDQRKLTAHDRVLRDLLSEADHWADQGGSDIISAGHIQQAIDERDYRASRIRERNRELIGRGVVMIATQGEVVAQVNGLSVFSLGASTFGQPTRITATARPGKGQVVDIEREAKLGGPIHSKAVMILSRFLASRYAGEGELSLSASLAFEQSYGGVEGDSASVAETCVLLSAISGVPLRQGFAVTGSMNQLGEVQAVGGVNEKIEGFFDVCREAGDVRHQGVLLPASNVEHLMLKEDVRKAIAAGHFSLYPISGINQAIELLTGMIAGDADDSGVFPEGSFNRAVADRLQTFAAVGRKRDETDVDEDKNGDKRGN
- a CDS encoding universal stress protein, with amino-acid sequence MTNGATDIPAGPQGSLRGGGRILVLLDGSPMSYAALGAAADLAARTGADVLGVFVEEINLLRSAGYSFSREVGSVSGISRAFDAVGIERRLQRLADQARQALARAVTGRDGRHGLTVARGSVVDEVLALAGPDDLLVLGRVGWSSTPGARLGSTARSLIQRSPGRVMLWCEQPATAPGRIVVFLNDHDQANQRAVDAAAEASARYHQPVTALLCPGATVAPEQLDDIRQALSVLGAGVRLQVLPATDPATIAQAVRREHASHLVVSRECGLFQKPGAGPLLIALNLPVTITP